One Gloeothece verrucosa PCC 7822 DNA window includes the following coding sequences:
- a CDS encoding sensor histidine kinase encodes MRKRNPRNGSLATRLTIAMTTLVIFAITSVTLLSLRRQQETFQAELQQQAEILLNTLVVTSADPLYFLDVSFLKELMGELGEDKVLVAGYVYDKDGRILADAHHAGILTYGVKPNAFGQQLVKSPHIQFFWQQDRLIAGKAVFLGHQTVGAVSVGLSTEPLKAKMNAVRDQGIAVALAAALIGTFISLLLSRSITEPLKQMTGATQRLAGGDLSQTISINTNDELAVLADSFNSMTFQLRNLIDGIQHRAEQLRQSEGKNRALLNAIPDLILLLNQQGIVLDCKYKSLKENSLPANFEEIIGKTVQEVFAPSIAELLLYYTHNALINDELQIFEYEQLLKDKKHYYEARIMVSGRKEVLTLIRDITKNKLAQAQWQQAKEAAEAANHAKSAFLASMSHELRTPLNGILGLSQLLLEDAEEEGYIEFIDDLKQIHQSGLHLLSLIEDILDISKIEAGKMTLYPETFDLPVLINEVKNTIQPLIKKNNNTLEVKLSNALGAMVADRKRVKQILLNLLSNAAKFTDHGQIILTVTRQEKDHLITAESSPQTNGNQSPKMNQINGYASPPTQATVSDISASSDWVIFSISDTGIGMTTEQMNKIFQPFVQADSSTTKKYGGTGLGLSICQRFCEMMGGSISVNSEVAVGSTFSVSLPTRVSQLVETYSGFN; translated from the coding sequence ATGAGGAAACGAAATCCTAGAAACGGTTCTCTTGCCACGCGCCTGACTATAGCTATGACGACTTTAGTCATTTTTGCTATAACCAGTGTTACCCTTTTATCCCTTCGTCGTCAGCAAGAAACCTTTCAGGCAGAACTCCAACAGCAAGCTGAAATTTTATTAAATACCTTAGTGGTAACCAGTGCCGATCCCCTTTATTTTTTAGATGTTTCTTTTCTCAAGGAATTAATGGGAGAACTCGGAGAAGATAAGGTTTTAGTCGCTGGCTATGTTTATGACAAAGATGGCCGGATTTTGGCGGATGCTCATCATGCAGGCATTTTAACCTATGGCGTTAAACCCAATGCTTTTGGGCAACAACTCGTCAAAAGTCCACATATACAGTTTTTCTGGCAACAAGATCGATTAATAGCAGGGAAAGCCGTTTTTTTGGGACATCAAACAGTGGGGGCTGTGAGTGTAGGGCTATCCACTGAACCATTAAAAGCGAAAATGAATGCTGTGCGAGACCAAGGAATTGCTGTAGCCCTAGCCGCCGCTTTGATCGGGACTTTCATTTCTTTGCTCTTAAGCCGCTCGATCACAGAACCGTTAAAACAAATGACAGGAGCAACACAACGTTTAGCGGGGGGAGATTTAAGTCAAACCATCTCCATTAATACCAATGACGAACTGGCTGTCTTAGCTGATTCTTTTAATAGTATGACGTTTCAGTTGAGAAATTTAATTGACGGCATTCAGCATCGGGCAGAACAGTTACGACAAAGTGAGGGAAAAAATCGAGCTTTGCTCAATGCCATTCCGGATTTAATTCTGTTGTTAAATCAACAAGGAATTGTGCTAGATTGTAAATATAAAAGTCTTAAAGAAAATTCCTTGCCCGCTAATTTTGAAGAGATTATTGGGAAAACTGTCCAAGAGGTCTTTGCCCCATCCATCGCTGAGTTATTACTTTACTATACCCATAATGCTCTCATTAATGATGAACTACAAATTTTTGAGTATGAACAATTGCTCAAAGATAAAAAACATTATTATGAAGCCCGAATTATGGTGAGTGGTCGAAAAGAGGTACTCACTCTCATCCGCGACATTACCAAAAACAAATTAGCCCAGGCCCAATGGCAACAGGCTAAAGAAGCCGCCGAAGCGGCTAACCATGCTAAAAGTGCTTTTCTGGCCAGTATGAGCCATGAGTTACGCACGCCCTTAAATGGGATTCTCGGCTTAAGTCAGCTATTGCTAGAAGATGCTGAAGAAGAGGGCTATATAGAGTTTATTGATGACCTAAAGCAAATTCATCAATCGGGTCTTCATTTACTGTCTTTAATTGAGGATATTCTCGATATTTCTAAAATTGAAGCCGGCAAAATGACTCTTTATCCAGAAACCTTTGATCTGCCGGTGTTAATTAACGAGGTTAAAAATACTATTCAACCTTTGATCAAAAAAAATAATAATACTCTAGAAGTGAAATTGAGCAATGCTCTTGGTGCTATGGTAGCTGACCGCAAAAGAGTCAAGCAGATCTTATTAAATCTCCTGAGTAATGCGGCTAAATTTACTGATCATGGACAAATTATTTTGACAGTAACTCGTCAAGAAAAAGATCATTTAATAACAGCAGAATCTTCTCCTCAAACCAATGGAAATCAATCCCCGAAAATGAATCAGATTAACGGTTACGCTTCACCCCCTACTCAGGCCACTGTTAGTGACATTAGTGCATCTTCAGATTGGGTCATTTTTTCTATATCTGATACCGGCATCGGCATGACTACAGAACAAATGAACAAGATTTTTCAACCTTTTGTACAGGCTGATAGTTCCACAACGAAAAAGTACGGCGGAACCGGCTTAGGATTATCAATTTGTCAGCGTTTTTGTGAAATGATGGGAGGAAGTATTAGCGTAAACAGTGAAGTTGCCGTTGGCTCTACTTTTAGCGTCAGTTTGCCGACAAGAGTCAGTCAGTTAGTAGAAACTTACTCCGGATTTAATTAA